One Gossypium hirsutum isolate 1008001.06 chromosome A11, Gossypium_hirsutum_v2.1, whole genome shotgun sequence genomic window carries:
- the LOC107957410 gene encoding uncharacterized protein, whose amino-acid sequence MEDEHDEHLRVVLQILQALLYGERCIVYTDHISLKYFLTQKELNLMQRRWIELLKDSDYTIEYYPGKANVVADALSQRIQDKQLGDESLSLRFCQIESGATFNFRLNNDGVLCFRGRINMPNDFDLRQSILREAHSSSYAMHLGGNKMYWDLHELYWWLGLKRKDCLKAASDRQKSYMDLKRREIEYSVWDFIFFKLELPLELDRIHDVFNVLMLRQYRSDPSHIVSIEEIDVRPDLTFEEEPVQILDRDIKVLRRNSIPLVKVLWRNHGTEEATLEPEDSMREQ is encoded by the exons AtggaggatgagcatgatgagcatcttagagttgTGCTTCAGATTCTGC aggcactattatatggtgagaggtgtattgtCTACACCGATCACATAAGTCTCAAGTACTTCCTTacccagaaggagttgaaccttatgCAGCGCCGTTGGATTGAACTACTCAAAGATTCTGACTACACTATAGAGTATTATcccggtaaggccaatgtggtggctgatgctctCAGTCAAAGA attcagGATAAACAGTTAGGGGATGAGTCTCTGAGTTTGCGATTTTGTCAGATTGAGAGTGGTGCTACTTTTAATTTCAGGTTGAATAATGATGGTGTGCTATGTTTTCGAGGACGGATCAATATGCCAAATGATTTTGATCTGAGGCAGTCGATTCTGAGGGAGGCACATAGTAgctcttatgctatgcatctcggtggtaataagatgtattggGATCTTCATGAACTGTACTGGTGGTTGGGTTTGAAGCGTAAG GATTGTCTGAAAGCGGcttctgatagacaaaagtcttatatGGATCTGAAGAGGagggagattgagtattctgtgtgGGACTTCATCTTTTTTAAG TTGGAactacctctagagttggaccgTATCCACGATGTCTTCAATGTTTTGATGTTGAGGCAGTATCGGTCTGACCCTTCTCACATTGTTTCGATTGAAGAGATCGATGTTAGGCcggatttgacttttgaggaggagccagttcagattctGGATCGGGATATCAAGGTTCTAAGGAGGAATTCTATACCAttagtgaaggttttgtggcgGAATCATGGTACTGAGGAGGCCACGTtggaacctgaggactcgatgcgAGAGCAGTag
- the LOC107892074 gene encoding probable 2-oxoglutarate-dependent dioxygenase AOP1 encodes MSSRTRAKVPVIDFSNQNLKPSSPEWDLLKFQVREALEEYSCFEASFDQLLELRQPVLEALEQLFDLPSQTKQLCVSDKPFRAYSGRPSRLYESMSTDDAHIVENIEQCLTTTLWPQGNISFSKTLASFTQLASGLEKTILRMILESFGLEKYMDELVDSTNNHLRAMKYGRTNTSEPTLGVPAHCDHTTMTLLCQLNEVQGLEIQNKNGEWININPSPNSFVVMLGESFSVWLNGRLPSAYHRVMMKGNEARYSIGLFARPRGGYLVKVPKELVDDKNPMLFKPFDLEEFLKIYSPQSVQGATKSTLKAYCSV; translated from the exons aTGAGCTCAAGAACTAGGGCTAAGGTACCGGTCATAGATTTCTCAAACCAGAACCTGAAACCGAGCAGCCCTGAATGGGATTTGTTGAAGTTCCAAGTCCGGGAAGCATTGGAGGAGTACAGCTGTTTTGAGGCCTCGTTTGACCAACTCCTGGAACTTCGGCAGCCAGTTTTAGAGGCCTTGGAACAGCTATTTGACTTGCCTTCACAAACAAAACAGCTTTGTGTTTCCGATAAACCCTTTCGTGCCTATTCTGGGCGTCCATCAAGATTGTATGAGAGCATGTCCACTGATGATGCACATATTGTTGAAAACATTGAACAATGCCTCACAACCACTTTGTGGCCTCAAGGAAACATAAGCTTCAG TAAAACTCTGGCGTCTTTCACTCAGCTAGCATCAGGATTAGAGAAGACAATTTTGAGGATGATTTTGGAGAGTTTTGGCCTTGAGAAATACATGGATGAACTTGTGGACTCAACAAATAATCACCTGAGGGCCATGAAATACGGAAGGACAAACACCAGCGAGCCAACCCTTGGGGTACCTGCGCACTGTGATCATACTACAATGACTCTTTTGTGTCAATTAAATGAGGTTCAAGGATTGGAGATCCAAAACAAAAATGGCGAATGGATAAATATAAATCCTTCACCCAACTCTTTCGTAGTCATGCTTGGAGAATCCTTCAGC GTATGGTTGAATGGTCGATTGCCTTCTGCTTATCACCGCGTGATGATGAAGGGAAACGAGGCCAGGTATAGCATCGGATTGTTTGCAAGGCCAAGAGGAGGGTACCTAGTAAAGGTTCCCAAAGAGCTTGTTGATGACAAAAATCCGATGCTCTTCAAACCCTTTGATCTGgaagaatttttgaaaatttactcCCCCCAATCTGTTCAAGGTGCTACTAAATCTACTCTCAAAGCTTATTGCAGTGTCTAA
- the LOC121210037 gene encoding uncharacterized protein produces the protein MLRRMSFYALSSKPLLKAKLSANKEREKKEFFVPLPNSITTTEKSLRRELKGIQGMAGVGGGGVRRYGTVVVEVWGCCSGGMGFGISGPKLAYYSYHRSKAYVTNVSQRLLDQPAFPKKHVI, from the exons ATGTTGCGGAGGATGAGCTTTTACGCTCTGTCTTCAAAGCCTCTTTTGAAGGCTAAACTTTCAGCAAACAAAGAACGAGAAAAAAAAGAGTTCTTTGTCCCTTTGCCGAACTCGATTACAACGACGGAGAAATCACTCCGACGCGAGCTCAAAGGGATTCAG GGTATGGCCGGTGTTGGTGGTGGGGGTGTCAGACGGTATGGGACTGTTGTAGTGGAGGTATGGGGCTGTTGTAGTGGGGGTATGGGGTTTGGTATTAgcgggccaaaattggcctactaca gttatcatcgctCAAAAGCTTATGTCACTAACGTGTCGCAACGCCTTCTTGACCAGCCGGCATTTCCAAAGAAACACGTAATCTGA